In Paroedura picta isolate Pp20150507F chromosome 1, Ppicta_v3.0, whole genome shotgun sequence, the following are encoded in one genomic region:
- the GNG4 gene encoding guanine nucleotide-binding protein G(I)/G(S)/G(O) subunit gamma-4, whose product MKEAMPNNSTTSISQARKAVEQLKMEAYLDRIKVSKAAADLLAYCDAHMGEDPLIIPVPASENPFREKKLLCTIL is encoded by the exons atgaagGAGGCAATGCCAAATAACAGTACGACAAGTATATCTCAAGCAAGAAAAGCAGTGGAACAACTAAAAATGGAGGCCTACTTGGACAGGATAAAG GTATCCAAGGCTGCTGCTGATTTGTTGGCATACTGTGATGCCCATATGGGAGAAGATCCACTTATTATACCAGTGCCTGCATCTGAAAATCCCTTCAGGGAGAAGAAGCTGTTGTGTACTATTCTTTGA